One Thermus islandicus DSM 21543 genomic window carries:
- the tdh gene encoding L-threonine 3-dehydrogenase codes for MRALAKLAPEEGLTLVERPVPEPGPGEIRVRVEAASICGTDLHIWNWDAWAEGRIRPPLVLGHEFSGVVEKVGPGVKRPQVGDRVSVESHLVCHTCPACRAGHYHVCLRTEILGVDRDGGFAQYAVVPAENAWVHPEGFPFEIGAILEPFGNAVHTVYAGSGVSGKSVLITGAGPIGLMAAMVARASGAGPILVSDPNPYRLAFARPYADRVVNPLEEDLLEVVRRVTGSGVEVLLEFSGNESAIHQGLRALLPGGEARILGIPSDPIRFDLAGELVMRGITAYGIAGRRLWQTWMQGTALVYSGRVDLSPLITHRLPLSRYREAFALLRQGQAVKVILDPKA; via the coding sequence ATGCGCGCCTTGGCCAAGCTGGCCCCGGAGGAGGGCCTGACCCTGGTGGAGCGACCCGTGCCCGAGCCGGGCCCCGGGGAGATCCGGGTGCGGGTGGAAGCGGCCAGCATCTGCGGCACCGACCTGCACATCTGGAACTGGGATGCGTGGGCTGAGGGGCGGATCCGGCCCCCTTTGGTCCTCGGCCACGAGTTTAGTGGGGTGGTGGAGAAGGTGGGGCCTGGGGTGAAGCGCCCGCAGGTGGGGGACCGGGTCAGTGTGGAAAGCCACCTCGTTTGCCACACCTGCCCCGCCTGCCGTGCGGGCCATTACCATGTGTGCCTACGCACGGAAATCCTGGGGGTGGACCGGGATGGGGGGTTTGCCCAGTACGCGGTGGTTCCGGCTGAGAACGCCTGGGTGCACCCCGAGGGGTTTCCCTTTGAGATCGGGGCTATCCTCGAGCCCTTTGGCAATGCCGTGCACACGGTCTACGCCGGAAGCGGCGTCTCGGGCAAGAGCGTGCTCATCACGGGGGCGGGGCCCATCGGTCTGATGGCGGCCATGGTGGCCCGGGCGAGCGGGGCGGGGCCCATTCTGGTTTCCGACCCTAACCCCTACCGGTTGGCCTTTGCTCGGCCCTACGCCGACCGGGTGGTGAACCCCTTGGAGGAGGACCTCCTGGAAGTGGTGCGGAGGGTTACCGGAAGTGGGGTGGAGGTGCTTTTGGAGTTTTCTGGCAACGAAAGCGCCATCCACCAGGGCCTCCGGGCCCTGCTCCCTGGGGGGGAGGCGAGGATTCTGGGCATTCCCTCCGATCCCATCCGCTTTGACCTGGCCGGGGAGCTGGTGATGCGGGGCATCACCGCCTACGGCATCGCCGGGAGGCGGCTTTGGCAAACCTGGATGCAGGGCACGGCCTTGGTCTATTCGGGCCGGGTGGACCTAAGCCCCCTCATCACCCACCGCTTGCCCCTAAGCCGTTACCGGGAGGCCTTTGCCCTGTTG